The following proteins are encoded in a genomic region of Poecilia reticulata strain Guanapo linkage group LG11, Guppy_female_1.0+MT, whole genome shotgun sequence:
- the clasp2 gene encoding CLIP-associating protein 2 isoform X4, with protein MLQTIFARFDDALNSGNMALSPSHDRSFDDDDSVDGRSSSAQAAFKIPKVPKKAAESSAARRPSATSGKLVSKESAGAVDEEDFVRAFTDVPTVQIYSTRDLEDNLNKIREICSDDKHDWDQRCNALKKIRSLLVAGAPGYDCFYQHLRLLDGAFKLSAKDLRSQVVREACITVAHLSSVLGNKFDHGAEAIVPVLFNLIPNCAKVMATSGVSAIRIIIRHTHVPRLIPLITSNCTSKSVAVRRRCYDFLDLLLQEWQTHSLEKHTAVLVESIKKGIRDADSEARVEARKAYWGLRNHFPGETDALYNSLESSYQRTLQSCLKSSGSVASLPQSDRSSSSSQESLNRPLTSKWSAAPGRVPAGSRGGASSVSLQRSRSDVDVNAAAVAKYRHVGQTKGANRLPPGSYSSLGTRSDNGRVRAKQPLSTASTVSSQVDSRGRSRAKMVSQSQRSDESDCTPGSQSANPVGAGSRSGSPGRVLTTTALSTMSSGAHRVLGGATGDGHRRSRIPRSQGCSRDSSPTRLSVAPSSFSSNYNGASRGARGSRIPRPSMSQGCSREASRESSRDTSPVRSFTPLATRSYSRSTGALHTPDAFGAAGSGFGISQSSRLSSSVSAMRVLNTGSDVEEALADALLLGDMRSKKKPARRRYENYNMYSDDDANSDASSVCSERSYSSRNGGAIPTYMRQTEDVAEVLNRCASANWSERKEGLLGLQALLKNQRTLSRVELKRLCEIFTRMFADPHSKRDSGRVYGSAESGISSASFKRVFSMFLETLVDFILVHKDDLQDWLFVLLTQLLKKMGADLLGSVQAKVQKALDVTRESFPNDLQFTILMRFTVDQTQTPSLKVKVAILKYIETLTLQMEAPDFVNSSETRLAVSRIITWTIEPKSSDVRKAAQAVLIALFQLNTPEFTMLLAALPKTFQDGATKLLQNHLKNTGNTAQAPMGSPMTRHTPRAPASWPSPVTSPTNTSQNTPSPSAFDYDPENLNSEDIYSSLKGVTEAIQNFSVRSQEDMNEPVQRREGDDGGNVSDLMDGGRMALDNKTSLLNTPLLTSSPRVGHDHFYDSPLKQSRKDISLEDSGQLTDDSGLDQSERVAELLKELSNHNERVEERKAALYELLKLIRENTLQVWDEHFKTILLLLLETMGDREHVIRTLALRVLREILGKQPWRFKNYAELTIMKALEAHKDPHKEVVRAAEETAAMLALSISPDQCIKVLCPIIQSADYPINLAAIKMQTKVVERVPREGLASMLPEIVPGLIQGYDNSESSVRKACVFCLVAIHAVIGDDLKPHLGQLSSSKLKLLNLYIKRAQSGSTGSEPSGESL; from the exons AT gctACAGACGATATTTGCTCGTTTTGATGACGCCTTAAATTCTGGCAACATGGCTCTGAGCCCAAGTCACG ATCGTAGTTTCGACGATGACGACAGCGTGGATGGGCGCTCCTCCTCAGCTCAGGCTGCTTTCAAGATTCCCAAAGTTCCCAAGAAAGCTGCAGAGTCCTCTGCTGCACGCAGACCCAGCGCCACCAGCGGCAAGCTAG tGTCTAAGGAAAGTGCTGGAGCAGTGGATGAAGAAGATTTCGTCAGAGCCTTTACAGACGTCCCTACAGTTCAG ATCTACTCCACACGGGACCTTGAGGACAACCTCAACAAGATCCGCGAGATCTGCTCTGACGACAAACACGACTGGGACCAGAGATGCAACGCT ctgaaaaaaatccgGTCGCTGCTGGTCGCGGGCGCACCCGGCTACGACTGTTTTTACCAGCACCTCCGGTTACTAGACGGAGCCTTCAAGCTGTCTGCTAAAGATCTGCGCTCACAAGTGGTCCGAGAGGCATGCATCACTGTGGC CCATCTCTCGTCAGTCCTGGGCAATAAGTTTGACCATGGAGCCGAAGCCATCGTCCCCGTTCTGTTCAACCTCATTCCCAACTGCGCCAAAGTCATGGCCACCTCTGGCGTCTCCGCCATTCGCATCATTATACGG CACACCCACGTCCCGCGGCTCATCCCTCTGATAACTAGCAACTGCACGTCCAAATCTGTGGCTGTAAgaag GCGCTGTTATGATTTCCTGGACCTTCTTCTACAGGAATGGCAGACCCACTCTCTAGAAAA ACACACTGCAGTTCTGGTGGAAAGCATCAAAAAGGGAATTCGAGATGCCGACTCGGAGGCCAGAGTGGAGGCCCGCAA GGCCTACTGGGGCCTGAGGAACCACTTCCCAGGTGAAACCGACGCTCTGTACAACTCCTTGGAGTCGTCTTACCAGAGGACGCTGCAGTCCTGTCTGAAGAGCTCCGGCAGCGTGGCCTCTCTTCCCCAGAGCGACCGCTCCTCATCGTCCTCCCAAGAGAGCCTTAA CCGTCCTCTGACTTCCAAGTGGTCGGCCGCTCCGGGGCGAG TCCCTGCTGGTTCAAGGGGCGGGGCTTCCTCGGTCTCCCTGCAGCGTTCCCGCAGCGACGTGGACGTGAACGCGGCAGCAGTTGCTAAATACCGGCACGTCGGACAAACCAAGGGAGCGAACCGCCTGCCCCCCGGCTCCTACTCCTCTCTGG GAACCAGGTCAGACAATG GCCGAGTTCGTGCCAAGCAGCCCCTGTCGACCGCCAGCACCGTGTCGAGCCAGGTGGACTCTCGAGGGCGCAGCCGCGCCAAGATGGTCTCCCAGTCGCAAC GTTCCGACGAATCCGATTGCACGCCAG GATCTCAGTCTGCTAACCCTGTTGGTG CCGGCAGTCGGAGCGGCTCTCCGGGTCGCGTGCTGACCACCACGGCGTTGAGCACCATGAGCTCGGGGGCTCACCGGGTGCTGGGCGGAGCCACCGGGGACGGACACAGGCGCAGCCGCATCCCCCGCAGCCAGGGCTGCTCCAGAGACTCCTCGCCCACTCGGCTCTCCGTCG CTCCTTCTAGCTTTAGCTCAAACTACAACGGTGCCAGCAGAGGAG CTAGAGGCAGTCGGATCCCTCGGCCCAGTATGAGTCAGGGCTGCAGCAGGGAGGCCAGCAGGGAGAGCAGCCGGGACACCAGCCCTGTACGCTCCTTCACACCTCTTG CAACTCGGAGCTACTCCCGCTCCACTGGAGCACTCCACACACCTGACGCTTTTGGGGCTGCAG GATCGGGTTTCGGCATCAGCCAGTCGAGTCGTCTCTCTTCTTCGGTTAGCGCCATGAGGGTCCTCAACACCGGCTCCGACGTAGAGGAGGCCCTCGCGGATGCGCTG CTGTTGGGAGACATGAGATCTAAG AAGAAGCCGGCACGGCGGCGGTACGAGAACTACAACATGTACTCTGACGACGACGCCAACAGCGACGCATCCAGCGTCTGTTCGGAGAGATCCTACAGCTCGAGGAACGGAGGGGCCATCCCCACCTACATGAGGCAAACTGAAGACGTGGCTGAG GTGCTCAACCGCTGCGCCAGCGCCAACTGGTCTGAGAGGAAGGAGGGACTTTTGGGCCTGCAGGCACTGCTTAAGAACCAGCGCACACTCAG TCGGGTGGAGCTGAAGAGGTTGTGTGAAATCTTCACTAGGATGTTTGCAGACCCTCACAGTAAG CGAGACTCCGGCAGGGTGTACGGCTCGGCAGAATCCGGTATAAGCTCAGCCTCCTTCAAG AGA gtGTTCAGTATGTTCCTGGAGACCCTGGTGGACTTCATCCTGGTCCATAAGGACGACCTCCAGGACTGGTTGTTCGTCCTGCTCACGCAGCTGCTGAAGAAGATGGGGGCCGACCTGCTGGGTTCTGTCCAGGCCAAAGTCCAGAAAGCTCTGGACGTCACGCG gGAGTCTTTTCCGAACGACCTTCAGTTCACTATTCTCATGAGGTTCACTGTGGACCAGACGCAGACACCCAGCCTCAAG GTGAAAGTGGCCATCCTGAAGTACATCGAGACGCTGACGCTGCAGATGGAGGCCCCCGACTTCGTGAACTCCAGCGAGACTCGACTCGCGGTTTCTCGCATCATCACCTGGACAATTGAACCCAAGAGCTCCGATGTCAGAAAG GCAGCCCAGGCGGTTCTGATTGCCCTGTTCCAACTAAACACTCCGGAGTTCACCATGCTGCTGGCAGCTCTTCCCAAAACCTTCCAGGACGGAGCCACCAAGCTGCTCCAGAACCATCTGAAGAACACGGGCAACACGGCCCAG GCACCAATGGGAAGCCCTATGACGCGCCACACCCCCCGAGCGCCAGCCAGCTGGCCCAGTCCCGTCACCTCACCTACCAACACCTCACAAAACACCCCGTCACCAAG TGCATTTGACTACGACCCGGAGAACCTGAACTCCGAGGACATCTACAGCTCCCTGAAAGGCGTCACCGAGGCGATCCAGAACTTCAGCGTCCGCAGCCAGGAGGACATGAACGAACCGGTCCAACGGCGGGAAGGAGACGAC GGGGGAAACGTGTCAGACTTGATGGACGGCGGTCGGATGGCTCTCGACAACAAGACTTCCCTCCTCAACACGCCCCTTCTCACCTCCAGCCCCCGAGTCGGCCATGACCACTTCTACGACTCGCCCCTGAAACAGAGCCGGAAGGACATCAGCCTGGAGGACTCGGGCCAACTCACCGACG ACAGCGGGCTCGATCAGTCGGAGCGAGTGGCCGAGCTCCTCAAGGAGCTGTCCAATCACAACGAGCGCGTAGAGGAAAGGAAGGCGGCGCTGTACGAGCTGCTCAAGCTGATCCGCGAAAACACCCTGCAGGTGTGGGACGAGCACTTCAAGACCatcctgctgcttctgctggagACGATGGGCGACAGagag CATGTGATCCGAACGCTGGCTCTGAGGGTGCTGAGGGAGATTCTTGGTAAGCAGCCTTGGAGGTTCAAGAACTATGCAGAGCTCACCATCATGAAGGCTTTGGAGGCTCACAAAGATCCACACAAAGAG GTGGTCCGCGCCGCAGAGGAGACGGCTGCCATGTTGGCGTTGTCCATCAGTCCAGACCAGTGCATCAAGGTGTTGTGTCCAATTATTCAGTCAGCTGATTACCCCATCAACCTGGCTGCTATCAAGATGCAGACGAAGGTGGTGGAGAGAGTTCCCCGAGAGGGCCTGGCCAGCATGCTGCCCGAGATCGTCCCAGGACTCATACAG GGTTACGATAACTCTGAAAGCAGTGTGAGGAAAGCCTGTGTGTTTTGCCTGGTGGCCATCCATGCGGTGATCGGAGACGACCTCAAACCGCACCTCGGCCAACTCTCCAGTAGCAAG ctgaAGCTGTTGAATCTCTACATCAAGCGTGCCCAGTCTGGCTCCACTGGCAGCGAACCTTCAGGCGAGAGTCTATAG
- the clasp2 gene encoding CLIP-associating protein 2 isoform X9, giving the protein MLQTIFARFDDALNSGNMALSPSHDRSFDDDDSVDGRSSSAQAAFKIPKVPKKAAESSAARRPSATSGKLVSKESAGAVDEEDFVRAFTDVPTVQIYSTRDLEDNLNKIREICSDDKHDWDQRCNALKKIRSLLVAGAPGYDCFYQHLRLLDGAFKLSAKDLRSQVVREACITVAHLSSVLGNKFDHGAEAIVPVLFNLIPNCAKVMATSGVSAIRIIIRHTHVPRLIPLITSNCTSKSVAVRRRCYDFLDLLLQEWQTHSLEKHTAVLVESIKKGIRDADSEARVEARKAYWGLRNHFPGETDALYNSLESSYQRTLQSCLKSSGSVASLPQSDRSSSSSQESLNRPLTSKWSAAPGRVPAGSRGGASSVSLQRSRSDVDVNAAAVAKYRHVGQTKGANRLPPGSYSSLGRVRAKQPLSTASTVSSQVDSRGRSRAKMVSQSQRSDESDCTPGSQSANPVGAGSRSGSPGRVLTTTALSTMSSGAHRVLGGATGDGHRRSRIPRSQGCSRDSSPTRLSVAPSSFSSNYNGASRGARGSRIPRPSMSQGCSREASRESSRDTSPVRSFTPLATRSYSRSTGALHTPDAFGAAGSGFGISQSSRLSSSVSAMRVLNTGSDVEEALADALLLGDMRSKKKPARRRYENYNMYSDDDANSDASSVCSERSYSSRNGGAIPTYMRQTEDVAEVLNRCASANWSERKEGLLGLQALLKNQRTLSRVELKRLCEIFTRMFADPHSKRDSGRVYGSAESGISSASFKRVFSMFLETLVDFILVHKDDLQDWLFVLLTQLLKKMGADLLGSVQAKVQKALDVTRESFPNDLQFTILMRFTVDQTQTPSLKVKVAILKYIETLTLQMEAPDFVNSSETRLAVSRIITWTIEPKSSDVRKAAQAVLIALFQLNTPEFTMLLAALPKTFQDGATKLLQNHLKNTGNTAQAPMGSPMTRHTPRAPASWPSPVTSPTNTSQNTPSPSAFDYDPENLNSEDIYSSLKGVTEAIQNFSVRSQEDMNEPVQRREGDDGGNVSDLMDGGRMALDNKTSLLNTPLLTSSPRVGHDHFYDSPLKQSRKDISLEDSGQLTDDSGLDQSERVAELLKELSNHNERVEERKAALYELLKLIRENTLQVWDEHFKTILLLLLETMGDREHVIRTLALRVLREILGKQPWRFKNYAELTIMKALEAHKDPHKEVVRAAEETAAMLALSISPDQCIKVLCPIIQSADYPINLAAIKMQTKVVERVPREGLASMLPEIVPGLIQGYDNSESSVRKACVFCLVAIHAVIGDDLKPHLGQLSSSKLKLLNLYIKRAQSGSTGSEPSGESL; this is encoded by the exons AT gctACAGACGATATTTGCTCGTTTTGATGACGCCTTAAATTCTGGCAACATGGCTCTGAGCCCAAGTCACG ATCGTAGTTTCGACGATGACGACAGCGTGGATGGGCGCTCCTCCTCAGCTCAGGCTGCTTTCAAGATTCCCAAAGTTCCCAAGAAAGCTGCAGAGTCCTCTGCTGCACGCAGACCCAGCGCCACCAGCGGCAAGCTAG tGTCTAAGGAAAGTGCTGGAGCAGTGGATGAAGAAGATTTCGTCAGAGCCTTTACAGACGTCCCTACAGTTCAG ATCTACTCCACACGGGACCTTGAGGACAACCTCAACAAGATCCGCGAGATCTGCTCTGACGACAAACACGACTGGGACCAGAGATGCAACGCT ctgaaaaaaatccgGTCGCTGCTGGTCGCGGGCGCACCCGGCTACGACTGTTTTTACCAGCACCTCCGGTTACTAGACGGAGCCTTCAAGCTGTCTGCTAAAGATCTGCGCTCACAAGTGGTCCGAGAGGCATGCATCACTGTGGC CCATCTCTCGTCAGTCCTGGGCAATAAGTTTGACCATGGAGCCGAAGCCATCGTCCCCGTTCTGTTCAACCTCATTCCCAACTGCGCCAAAGTCATGGCCACCTCTGGCGTCTCCGCCATTCGCATCATTATACGG CACACCCACGTCCCGCGGCTCATCCCTCTGATAACTAGCAACTGCACGTCCAAATCTGTGGCTGTAAgaag GCGCTGTTATGATTTCCTGGACCTTCTTCTACAGGAATGGCAGACCCACTCTCTAGAAAA ACACACTGCAGTTCTGGTGGAAAGCATCAAAAAGGGAATTCGAGATGCCGACTCGGAGGCCAGAGTGGAGGCCCGCAA GGCCTACTGGGGCCTGAGGAACCACTTCCCAGGTGAAACCGACGCTCTGTACAACTCCTTGGAGTCGTCTTACCAGAGGACGCTGCAGTCCTGTCTGAAGAGCTCCGGCAGCGTGGCCTCTCTTCCCCAGAGCGACCGCTCCTCATCGTCCTCCCAAGAGAGCCTTAA CCGTCCTCTGACTTCCAAGTGGTCGGCCGCTCCGGGGCGAG TCCCTGCTGGTTCAAGGGGCGGGGCTTCCTCGGTCTCCCTGCAGCGTTCCCGCAGCGACGTGGACGTGAACGCGGCAGCAGTTGCTAAATACCGGCACGTCGGACAAACCAAGGGAGCGAACCGCCTGCCCCCCGGCTCCTACTCCTCTCTGG GCCGAGTTCGTGCCAAGCAGCCCCTGTCGACCGCCAGCACCGTGTCGAGCCAGGTGGACTCTCGAGGGCGCAGCCGCGCCAAGATGGTCTCCCAGTCGCAAC GTTCCGACGAATCCGATTGCACGCCAG GATCTCAGTCTGCTAACCCTGTTGGTG CCGGCAGTCGGAGCGGCTCTCCGGGTCGCGTGCTGACCACCACGGCGTTGAGCACCATGAGCTCGGGGGCTCACCGGGTGCTGGGCGGAGCCACCGGGGACGGACACAGGCGCAGCCGCATCCCCCGCAGCCAGGGCTGCTCCAGAGACTCCTCGCCCACTCGGCTCTCCGTCG CTCCTTCTAGCTTTAGCTCAAACTACAACGGTGCCAGCAGAGGAG CTAGAGGCAGTCGGATCCCTCGGCCCAGTATGAGTCAGGGCTGCAGCAGGGAGGCCAGCAGGGAGAGCAGCCGGGACACCAGCCCTGTACGCTCCTTCACACCTCTTG CAACTCGGAGCTACTCCCGCTCCACTGGAGCACTCCACACACCTGACGCTTTTGGGGCTGCAG GATCGGGTTTCGGCATCAGCCAGTCGAGTCGTCTCTCTTCTTCGGTTAGCGCCATGAGGGTCCTCAACACCGGCTCCGACGTAGAGGAGGCCCTCGCGGATGCGCTG CTGTTGGGAGACATGAGATCTAAG AAGAAGCCGGCACGGCGGCGGTACGAGAACTACAACATGTACTCTGACGACGACGCCAACAGCGACGCATCCAGCGTCTGTTCGGAGAGATCCTACAGCTCGAGGAACGGAGGGGCCATCCCCACCTACATGAGGCAAACTGAAGACGTGGCTGAG GTGCTCAACCGCTGCGCCAGCGCCAACTGGTCTGAGAGGAAGGAGGGACTTTTGGGCCTGCAGGCACTGCTTAAGAACCAGCGCACACTCAG TCGGGTGGAGCTGAAGAGGTTGTGTGAAATCTTCACTAGGATGTTTGCAGACCCTCACAGTAAG CGAGACTCCGGCAGGGTGTACGGCTCGGCAGAATCCGGTATAAGCTCAGCCTCCTTCAAG AGA gtGTTCAGTATGTTCCTGGAGACCCTGGTGGACTTCATCCTGGTCCATAAGGACGACCTCCAGGACTGGTTGTTCGTCCTGCTCACGCAGCTGCTGAAGAAGATGGGGGCCGACCTGCTGGGTTCTGTCCAGGCCAAAGTCCAGAAAGCTCTGGACGTCACGCG gGAGTCTTTTCCGAACGACCTTCAGTTCACTATTCTCATGAGGTTCACTGTGGACCAGACGCAGACACCCAGCCTCAAG GTGAAAGTGGCCATCCTGAAGTACATCGAGACGCTGACGCTGCAGATGGAGGCCCCCGACTTCGTGAACTCCAGCGAGACTCGACTCGCGGTTTCTCGCATCATCACCTGGACAATTGAACCCAAGAGCTCCGATGTCAGAAAG GCAGCCCAGGCGGTTCTGATTGCCCTGTTCCAACTAAACACTCCGGAGTTCACCATGCTGCTGGCAGCTCTTCCCAAAACCTTCCAGGACGGAGCCACCAAGCTGCTCCAGAACCATCTGAAGAACACGGGCAACACGGCCCAG GCACCAATGGGAAGCCCTATGACGCGCCACACCCCCCGAGCGCCAGCCAGCTGGCCCAGTCCCGTCACCTCACCTACCAACACCTCACAAAACACCCCGTCACCAAG TGCATTTGACTACGACCCGGAGAACCTGAACTCCGAGGACATCTACAGCTCCCTGAAAGGCGTCACCGAGGCGATCCAGAACTTCAGCGTCCGCAGCCAGGAGGACATGAACGAACCGGTCCAACGGCGGGAAGGAGACGAC GGGGGAAACGTGTCAGACTTGATGGACGGCGGTCGGATGGCTCTCGACAACAAGACTTCCCTCCTCAACACGCCCCTTCTCACCTCCAGCCCCCGAGTCGGCCATGACCACTTCTACGACTCGCCCCTGAAACAGAGCCGGAAGGACATCAGCCTGGAGGACTCGGGCCAACTCACCGACG ACAGCGGGCTCGATCAGTCGGAGCGAGTGGCCGAGCTCCTCAAGGAGCTGTCCAATCACAACGAGCGCGTAGAGGAAAGGAAGGCGGCGCTGTACGAGCTGCTCAAGCTGATCCGCGAAAACACCCTGCAGGTGTGGGACGAGCACTTCAAGACCatcctgctgcttctgctggagACGATGGGCGACAGagag CATGTGATCCGAACGCTGGCTCTGAGGGTGCTGAGGGAGATTCTTGGTAAGCAGCCTTGGAGGTTCAAGAACTATGCAGAGCTCACCATCATGAAGGCTTTGGAGGCTCACAAAGATCCACACAAAGAG GTGGTCCGCGCCGCAGAGGAGACGGCTGCCATGTTGGCGTTGTCCATCAGTCCAGACCAGTGCATCAAGGTGTTGTGTCCAATTATTCAGTCAGCTGATTACCCCATCAACCTGGCTGCTATCAAGATGCAGACGAAGGTGGTGGAGAGAGTTCCCCGAGAGGGCCTGGCCAGCATGCTGCCCGAGATCGTCCCAGGACTCATACAG GGTTACGATAACTCTGAAAGCAGTGTGAGGAAAGCCTGTGTGTTTTGCCTGGTGGCCATCCATGCGGTGATCGGAGACGACCTCAAACCGCACCTCGGCCAACTCTCCAGTAGCAAG ctgaAGCTGTTGAATCTCTACATCAAGCGTGCCCAGTCTGGCTCCACTGGCAGCGAACCTTCAGGCGAGAGTCTATAG